The following proteins are encoded in a genomic region of Brachypodium distachyon strain Bd21 chromosome 1, Brachypodium_distachyon_v3.0, whole genome shotgun sequence:
- the LOC100841108 gene encoding RNA-binding protein 24: MAAAAASSSGSPYRSRFGDTTLTKVFVGGLAWETPSEGLRQHFEQYGDILEAVVITDRLTGRSKGYGFVTFREPEAARRAVQDPNPTITGRRANCNIASLGPPRPAQPRGRASPGAHLQGPPPVALGPHYMARAPQQQMGMVPSQGPAIYNYNPSQYGYWYPPDYQYQQAMMNPQVLQNYYAQLYGLAPSPTGPPPYHQYVGYMPTPTPRAVLSPAQQLAGQPYVPHLTAAQIQGSFVQQVPSLPHNFALQLPPHAVSMSVMTPNATDVQPASQTSSAAVATNANGPHQGA; this comes from the exons atggcggcagcggcggcgtcgtcgtcggggtCGCCGTACAGGTCGCGGTTCGGGGACACGACGCTGACGAAGGTGTTCGTGGGCGGGCTGGCGTGGGAGACGCCGTCGGAGGGGCTGCGGCAGCACTTCGAGCAGTACGGGGACATCCTTGAGGCCGTCGTCATCACCGACCGCCTCACCGGCCGCTCCAAGGGCTACGGATTC GTGACGTTCCgggagccggaggcggcgcgccgggCGGTGCAGGACCCGAACCCGACGATCACCGGGCGGCGCGCCAACTGCAACATTGCCTCGTTggggccgccgcgccccgcccAGCCTCGAG GAAGGGCGTCCCCCGGGGCCCACTTGCAGGGACCTCCTCCGGTGGCCCTGGGCCCGCATTACATGGCCAGGGCTCCACAGCAGCAGATGGGCATGGTGCCCAGCCAAGGTCCTGCGATCTACAACTACAACCCTTCGCAATACGG GTACTGGTACCCACCTGACTATCAATACCAACAG GCCATGATGAACCCTCAAGTGCTGCAGAACTACTACGCGCAGCTGTATGGGTTGGCGCCATCGCCGACAGGGCCACCACCCTACCATCAATATGTTGGGTACATGCCAACTCCGACTCCGAGGGCGGTACTCTCGCCGGCACAGCAGCTCGCGGGGCAGCCGTACGTGCCCCATCTGACGGCTGCGCAGATCCAGGGCTCCTTCGTACAACAAGTGCCTTCTCTTCCGCACAACTTTGCGCTGCAGCTGCCCCCCCATGCAGTGTCCATGTCAGTGATGACTCCCAACGCAACAG ATGTTCAACCGGCTAGCCAGACTTCCTCTGCGGCTGTGGCAACGAACGCGAACGGCCCTCATCAGGGTGCCTGA
- the LOC100842705 gene encoding uncharacterized protein LOC100842705, which translates to MHCERAAVARGEAVDNFAVLVHAKAPPAAAGRARAPVDLVAVLDVSGSMQGNKLALVKGAMGFVVDKLGPADRLSIVAFSDSARRVLHLARMSDAGRASAKLAVESLQAGGCTNIRDGLAVAAKMLDGRRHRNAVAAVILLSDGQDSFTRSYHRDLVPRSLMAATRSDGGRSSGTPVHAFGFGADHDAAAMHAIAEATAGGTFSFVENQAVVQDAFAQCIGGVLSVAAQEAWLAIACPAHRSGARVRAVKSGRYASRVVAYGRAAEVDVGELYADEERRFLVFLDMPAAGARDDDEEGDVTTRLLKVSCTYKDAATGRSMEVAGGDAVVRRPAEAEDEEPSKEVEVERFRVEAAEDMAAARAAAERGDHGEAARILDRRQDALRRSPAAASDARCAALAWELRELAARVASRAEYERSGRAFAFAGASAHAQQRASGVTLFGAMAPTAAPGFASAPFLQCGTPAFGSTAAFSPFHQCGSAAAGPFATPAMRAMVDESREAREKRQQQPAAPAPTTTRS; encoded by the coding sequence ATGCACTGCGAGCGCGCGGCCGTGGCCCGGGGCGAGGCCGTCGACAACTTCGCCGTGCTGGTGCACGCCAAggctcctccggccgccgctggccgGGCTCGCGCGCCGGTGGATCTCGTGGCGGTGCTGGACGTCAGCGGGAGCATGCAGGGGAACAAGCTGGCGCTGGTGAAGGGCGCCATGGGGTTCGTCGTGGACAAGCTCGGCCCCGCCGACCGCCTCAGCATCGTCGCCTTCTCCGACTCCGCCCGCCGCGTCCTCCACCTGGCCCGCATGTCTGACGCCGGCAGGGCCTCCGCCAAGCTCGCCGTCGAGTCTCTGCAAGCCGGTGGCTGCACGAACATCCGCGACGGGCTCGCGGTTGCCGCCAAGATGCTCGACGGAAGGCGGCACAGGAACGCGGTCGCCGCCGTCATCCTTCTCTCCGACGGCCAGGACTCCTTCACCCGCAGTTACCACCGCGACCTCGTGCCGCGCTCGTTAATGGCGGCGACCAGAAGCGACGGCGGCCGGTCCTCTGGCACGCCGGTCCACGCGTTCGGCTTCGGCGCCGACCAcgacgcggcggcgatgcACGCGATCGCCGAGGCCACCGCGGGCGGCACGTTCTCCTTCGTCGAGAACCAGGCGGTGGTTCAGGACGCGTTCGCGCAGTGCATCGGAGGGGTCCTCTCTGTGGCGGCGCAGGAGGCGTGGCTCGCCATCGCGTGCCCGGCGCACCGCTCCGGCGCGCGCGTCAGGGCCGTCAAGTCCGGGCGGTACGCGAGCCGCGTCGTGGCGTACGGCCGCGCCGCGGAGGTGGACGTCGGAGAGCTCTACGCCGACGAGGAGCGCCGCTTCCTGGTATTCCTCGACATgccagccgccggcgccagagacgacgacgaggagggtGACGTCACCACGCGGCTGCTGAAGGTGAGCTGCACGTACAAGGACGCGGCGACGGGGAGGTCGATGGAGGTGGCCGGTGGTGACGCGGTGGTGCGCCGGCCGGCGGAGGCCGAGGACGAGGAGCCGTcgaaggaggtggaggtggagcggTTCcgcgtggaggcggcggaggacatggcggcggcgcgcgcggcggcggagcgcggcgACCACGGCGAGGCGGCGAGGATACTCGACAGGCGGCAGGACGCGCTGCGGCGGTCGCCTGCCGCTGCCAGCGACGCCAGGTGCGCGGCGCTGGCATGGGAGCTCCGCGAGCTGGCGGCCCGCGTGGCCAGCCGGGCGGAGTACGAGCGGTCCGGCCGCGCGTTCGCGTTCGCCGGCGCGAGCGCCCACGCGCAGCAGCGCGCCTCGGGCGTTACCCTGTTTGGCGCCatggcgccgacggcggcgcccggTTTCGCATCGGCGCCTTTTCTGCAGTGTGGAACGCCGGCGTttgggtcgacggcggcgttCAGCCCTTTTCATCAGTGTGGATCAGCGGCTGCAGGGCCGTTCGCGACGCCGGCGATGAGGGCCATGGTGGACGAGTCGCGGGAGGCGCGGGagaagcggcagcagcagccggcagCCCCGGCACCGACGACGACCCGTTCCTAA